In Acinetobacter sp. WCHAc010034, a genomic segment contains:
- a CDS encoding TetR family transcriptional regulator, translating to MMSEKKLIPPFNAPFLVNGEISVPWRNFIDELSKALNKLNVNSG from the coding sequence ATGATGAGTGAAAAGAAGTTAATACCGCCATTTAATGCGCCATTTTTGGTGAATGGCGAAATATCTGTACCTTGGCGCAATTTTATTGATGAACTTTCAAAAGCGCTGAATAAGCTGAATGTGAATAGTGGGTAA
- a CDS encoding aspartyl/asparaginyl beta-hydroxylase domain-containing protein produces MMNFQKLPPIDPTKLLMKIKQNPELWKEDTYLRDYPQGPFGEIESIMLRFPEKRVFDQEEELQKYQAGESKFDQHESVDYPAYALLTEARPLVMGLMAYVGGERLGRVMVNKIKPGGKIYPHEDTPAHTAYYTRFHIVLQAGAGCFIRAGDEQLEMRSGEVFWFNNKLNHEVVNNSNMDRISMVIDIKVSK; encoded by the coding sequence ATGATGAACTTTCAAAAGTTGCCACCAATTGATCCAACAAAGCTTCTAATGAAGATTAAGCAAAACCCTGAATTATGGAAAGAAGACACTTATCTGCGTGATTATCCGCAAGGGCCTTTTGGAGAAATTGAATCAATCATGCTTCGCTTTCCTGAAAAACGGGTCTTTGATCAAGAAGAAGAATTGCAGAAGTATCAGGCAGGAGAATCAAAATTTGATCAGCATGAAAGTGTGGATTATCCAGCGTATGCATTATTGACTGAGGCACGCCCTTTGGTTATGGGTTTGATGGCGTATGTGGGGGGTGAGCGCTTAGGTCGTGTGATGGTCAATAAGATCAAGCCGGGAGGGAAAATTTACCCCCATGAGGATACGCCTGCACATACAGCTTATTACACACGTTTTCATATTGTGCTGCAGGCTGGCGCGGGATGCTTTATTCGCGCCGGCGATGAGCAGCTGGAAATGCGCTCAGGCGAAGTATTTTGGTTTAACAACAAGCTAAACCACGAAGTTGTCAACAATTCAAACATGGACCGCATCTCCATGGTAATTGATATCAAGGTGTCAAAATGA
- a CDS encoding GNAT family N-acetyltransferase — translation MITAHLESFEGNLEYLRPLLPIHYEELALNKEKVPLSPQFDKYINAEKEGGLIFVALRKAGDLVGYFIGFIAPGLHYSTCLTCQMDIFYVMPEHRGDGAGFHLFKFVECELKKRGVQRFFVGSKMHKDASWLFERLGYTPVETYYSAWLGE, via the coding sequence ATGATTACAGCTCATCTGGAAAGCTTTGAAGGAAATCTTGAATACTTAAGGCCATTGTTGCCAATTCATTATGAAGAGCTGGCGCTCAATAAAGAAAAGGTTCCTCTTTCCCCTCAATTTGATAAATACATTAATGCAGAAAAAGAAGGCGGCTTAATCTTTGTTGCACTGCGAAAAGCTGGTGATTTAGTTGGATATTTTATAGGTTTTATTGCGCCCGGGCTGCACTATTCAACTTGCCTAACATGCCAAATGGACATCTTCTATGTAATGCCAGAGCATCGTGGCGATGGTGCTGGTTTCCACTTATTTAAGTTCGTGGAATGCGAGTTGAAAAAGCGTGGCGTTCAACGGTTCTTCGTCGGGTCAAAAATGCATAAAGATGCGTCTTGGCTGTTTGAAAGATTGGGCTATACGCCAGTCGAAACATACTACTCAGCATGGCTTGGAGAATAA
- a CDS encoding DNA transfer protein p32, with translation MVAAAMVGAAAIGAAGSAYSSKQSGKAAKAQANSADQASQVQWDMYNQTRQDLSPYSDAGKSALQQLMSKMGEGGYFNQTYTGQDVYNDPSYQFRLNQGLGGVQQGAAAQGGLLSGATQKALNNYAQNFASQEYSNAYNRFNADQTNQYNRLANLAGMGQNAAAQTGNAGLQTGQAVANNTMAGANAQAAGAVANANNWNNYASQLGSMATAYAMNKNSGAI, from the coding sequence ATGGTAGCAGCAGCAATGGTTGGAGCCGCGGCAATTGGTGCTGCGGGCTCTGCATATTCAAGTAAGCAGTCTGGAAAAGCAGCAAAAGCTCAGGCAAATTCTGCTGATCAGGCAAGCCAAGTGCAGTGGGATATGTATAATCAAACCCGTCAGGATTTATCACCATATTCTGATGCCGGAAAAAGTGCGCTTCAGCAGTTAATGAGTAAGATGGGAGAGGGTGGCTATTTCAATCAAACCTACACCGGGCAAGACGTTTATAATGATCCAAGCTATCAATTTCGCTTGAATCAAGGTTTGGGTGGAGTCCAGCAAGGAGCTGCTGCTCAGGGTGGGTTGCTGAGCGGAGCTACGCAAAAAGCACTGAACAATTACGCTCAAAACTTTGCATCTCAAGAATATTCAAATGCTTATAATCGCTTTAATGCGGATCAAACTAACCAGTACAACCGATTGGCCAATTTGGCTGGCATGGGGCAGAATGCTGCCGCCCAAACAGGAAATGCAGGCTTGCAGACCGGCCAGGCTGTCGCCAACAATACCATGGCTGGAGCTAATGCTCAGGCTGCTGGAGCGGTAGCAAACGCAAACAACTGGAATAATTATGCGAGTCAGCTTGGCTCAATGGCAACAGCATATGCAATGAATAAAAACAGCGGGGCAATCTAA
- a CDS encoding Sbal_3080 family lipoprotein — protein MKNLFLSGVATSILLIGGCATTQITPMQFSKKGGVQRICIKHNPKVIVQNFEEIITSRLEHHDILVQVYDGEKPEQCEYSLRYVAYQKWDISMVLTRAEISIYRDERKIGSAEYKLHAGGLLNPTKYKSNESKIEPLIDQLLGGN, from the coding sequence ATGAAAAATCTCTTTTTATCGGGGGTTGCAACTAGTATTTTACTTATTGGTGGCTGCGCTACTACACAAATAACTCCTATGCAATTTAGTAAAAAAGGAGGAGTTCAAAGAATTTGTATTAAGCATAATCCCAAGGTTATAGTGCAAAACTTTGAAGAAATTATTACATCTCGTCTAGAACACCATGACATTCTGGTTCAAGTATATGATGGTGAAAAGCCCGAGCAATGCGAATATTCATTAAGATACGTGGCATATCAAAAATGGGATATCTCTATGGTTCTCACGAGAGCTGAGATAAGCATTTATAGAGATGAAAGAAAAATAGGTTCTGCGGAATACAAATTGCATGCAGGCGGATTATTAAATCCAACTAAATACAAAAGCAATGAGTCTAAAATAGAACCACTTATCGATCAGTTGCTTGGAGGTAACTAA
- a CDS encoding glycoside hydrolase family 104 protein, translating into MATYQQLQQYAQNPNVRKMLDLIASAEGVRHGYNTGFGNTRFESLQAHPNIRKSFTQTDGRKNYTTAAGRYQFLNKTWQSLAKRYGLKDFSGANQDLGAIALLVENGALSHVLNGDFKVATQKSGRTWASLPSSPYAQGKRSWDFVNKSLGGGGSQQQPQRIPVQKWSDLTANSDRIPVQRWSDLINQDNERIPVQKWSDLTGGANNGN; encoded by the coding sequence ATGGCTACATATCAGCAGTTGCAGCAATATGCACAAAATCCGAATGTAAGAAAAATGCTAGACCTTATTGCGTCCGCAGAGGGTGTGAGGCATGGGTATAACACAGGATTTGGTAATACGCGTTTTGAAAGCCTGCAGGCGCATCCAAATATCAGAAAATCTTTCACCCAAACCGATGGCCGAAAAAACTATACAACCGCAGCTGGCCGCTACCAATTTTTAAATAAAACTTGGCAGAGTTTAGCAAAAAGGTATGGACTAAAAGACTTCTCAGGAGCCAATCAAGACTTAGGCGCTATCGCATTGCTTGTTGAAAACGGAGCACTATCTCATGTGCTTAATGGTGACTTTAAAGTGGCCACGCAAAAATCCGGGCGGACATGGGCTTCTTTGCCATCGTCACCGTACGCGCAGGGCAAGCGCTCATGGGATTTTGTGAATAAGAGCCTTGGAGGGGGTGGGAGTCAACAGCAACCACAAAGAATTCCAGTACAAAAATGGTCTGATTTAACTGCTAACTCTGATCGAATTCCTGTTCAGAGGTGGTCAGATTTAATTAATCAGGATAATGAAAGAATTCCAGTACAAAAATGGTCTGATTTAACTGGCGGGGCTAACAATGGCAACTAA